A stretch of Homo sapiens chromosome 12, GRCh38.p14 Primary Assembly DNA encodes these proteins:
- the METTL1 gene encoding tRNA (guanine-N(7)-)-methyltransferase isoform X3: MELSPLFPDTLILGLEIRVKVSDYVQDRIRALRAAPAGGFQNIACLRSNAMKHLPNFFYKGQLTKMFFLFPDPHFKRTKHKWRIISPTLLAEYAYVLRVGGLVYTITDVLELHDWMCTHFEEHPLFERVPLEDLSEDPVVGHLGTSTEEGKKVLRNGGKNFPAIFRRIQDPVLQAVTSQTSLPGH, from the exons A TGGAACTGTCACCGCTGTTCCCAGACACACTTATTCTGGGTCTGGAGATCCGGGTGAAGGTCTCAGACTATGTACAAGACCGGATTCGGGCCCTACGCGCAGCTCCTGCAGGTGGCTTCCAGAACATCGCCTGTCTCCGTAGCAATGCCATGAAGCACCTTCCTAACTTCTTCTACAAGGGCCAG CTGACAAAGATGTTCTTCCTCTTCCCCGACCCACATTTCAAGCGGACAAAGCACAAGTGGCGAATCATCAGTCCCACCCTGCTAGCAGAATATGCCTACGTGCTAAGAGTTGGG GGGCTGGTGTATACCATAACCGATGTGCTGGAGCTACACGACTGGATGTGCACTCATTTCGAAGAGCACCCACTGTTTGAGCGTGTGCCTCTGGAGGACCTG AGTGAAGACCCCGTTGTGGGACATCTAGGCACCTCAACTGAGGAGGGGAAGAAAGTTCTACGTAATGGAGGGAAGAATTTCCCAGCCATCTTCCGAAGAATACAAGATCCCGTCCTCCAGGCAGTGACCTCCCAAACCAGCCTGCCTGGTCACTGA
- the METTL1 gene encoding tRNA (guanine-N(7)-)-methyltransferase isoform a (isoform a is encoded by transcript variant 1) has product MAAETRNVAGAEAPPPQKRYYRQRAHSNPMADHTLRYPVKPEEMDWSELYPEFFAPLTQNQSHDDPKDKKEKRAQAQVEFADIGCGYGGLLVELSPLFPDTLILGLEIRVKVSDYVQDRIRALRAAPAGGFQNIACLRSNAMKHLPNFFYKGQLTKMFFLFPDPHFKRTKHKWRIISPTLLAEYAYVLRVGGLVYTITDVLELHDWMCTHFEEHPLFERVPLEDLSEDPVVGHLGTSTEEGKKVLRNGGKNFPAIFRRIQDPVLQAVTSQTSLPGH; this is encoded by the exons ATGGCAGCCGAGACTCGGAACGTGGCCGGAGCAGAGGCCCCACCGCCCCAGAAGCGCTACTACCGGCAACGTGCTCACTCCAACCCCATGGCGGACCACACGCTGCGCTA CCCTGTGAAGCCAGAGGAGATGGACTGGTCTGAGCTATACCCAGAGTTCTTCGCTCCACTCACTCAAAATCAGAGCCACGATGACCCAAaggataagaaagaaaagagagctcAGGCCCAAGTGGAGTTTGCAGACATAGGCTGTGGCTATGGTGGCCTGTTAG TGGAACTGTCACCGCTGTTCCCAGACACACTTATTCTGGGTCTGGAGATCCGGGTGAAGGTCTCAGACTATGTACAAGACCGGATTCGGGCCCTACGCGCAGCTCCTGCAGGTGGCTTCCAGAACATCGCCTGTCTCCGTAGCAATGCCATGAAGCACCTTCCTAACTTCTTCTACAAGGGCCAG CTGACAAAGATGTTCTTCCTCTTCCCCGACCCACATTTCAAGCGGACAAAGCACAAGTGGCGAATCATCAGTCCCACCCTGCTAGCAGAATATGCCTACGTGCTAAGAGTTGGG GGGCTGGTGTATACCATAACCGATGTGCTGGAGCTACACGACTGGATGTGCACTCATTTCGAAGAGCACCCACTGTTTGAGCGTGTGCCTCTGGAGGACCTG AGTGAAGACCCCGTTGTGGGACATCTAGGCACCTCAACTGAGGAGGGGAAGAAAGTTCTACGTAATGGAGGGAAGAATTTCCCAGCCATCTTCCGAAGAATACAAGATCCCGTCCTCCAGGCAGTGACCTCCCAAACCAGCCTGCCTGGTCACTGA
- the METTL1 gene encoding tRNA (guanine-N(7)-)-methyltransferase isoform X1, which produces MDWSELYPEFFAPLTQNQSHDDPKDKKEKRAQAQVEFADIGCGYGGLLVELSPLFPDTLILGLEIRVKVSDYVQDRIRALRAAPAGGFQNIACLRSNAMKHLPNFFYKGQLTKMFFLFPDPHFKRTKHKWRIISPTLLAEYAYVLRVGGLVYTITDVLELHDWMCTHFEEHPLFERVPLEDLSEDPVVGHLGTSTEEGKKVLRNGGKNFPAIFRRIQDPVLQAVTSQTSLPGH; this is translated from the exons ATGGACTGGTCTGAGCTATACCCAGAGTTCTTCGCTCCACTCACTCAAAATCAGAGCCACGATGACCCAAaggataagaaagaaaagagagctcAGGCCCAAGTGGAGTTTGCAGACATAGGCTGTGGCTATGGTGGCCTGTTAG TGGAACTGTCACCGCTGTTCCCAGACACACTTATTCTGGGTCTGGAGATCCGGGTGAAGGTCTCAGACTATGTACAAGACCGGATTCGGGCCCTACGCGCAGCTCCTGCAGGTGGCTTCCAGAACATCGCCTGTCTCCGTAGCAATGCCATGAAGCACCTTCCTAACTTCTTCTACAAGGGCCAG CTGACAAAGATGTTCTTCCTCTTCCCCGACCCACATTTCAAGCGGACAAAGCACAAGTGGCGAATCATCAGTCCCACCCTGCTAGCAGAATATGCCTACGTGCTAAGAGTTGGG GGGCTGGTGTATACCATAACCGATGTGCTGGAGCTACACGACTGGATGTGCACTCATTTCGAAGAGCACCCACTGTTTGAGCGTGTGCCTCTGGAGGACCTG AGTGAAGACCCCGTTGTGGGACATCTAGGCACCTCAACTGAGGAGGGGAAGAAAGTTCTACGTAATGGAGGGAAGAATTTCCCAGCCATCTTCCGAAGAATACAAGATCCCGTCCTCCAGGCAGTGACCTCCCAAACCAGCCTGCCTGGTCACTGA
- the METTL1 gene encoding tRNA (guanine-N(7)-)-methyltransferase isoform c (isoform c is encoded by transcript variant 3), whose translation MAAETRNVAGAEAPPPQKRYYRQRAHSNPMADHTLRYPVKPEEMDWSELYPEFFAPLTQNQSHDDPKDKKEKRAQAQVEFADIGCGYGGLLADKDVLPLPRPTFQADKAQVANHQSHPASRICLRAKSWGAGVYHNRCAGATRLDVHSFRRAPTV comes from the exons ATGGCAGCCGAGACTCGGAACGTGGCCGGAGCAGAGGCCCCACCGCCCCAGAAGCGCTACTACCGGCAACGTGCTCACTCCAACCCCATGGCGGACCACACGCTGCGCTA CCCTGTGAAGCCAGAGGAGATGGACTGGTCTGAGCTATACCCAGAGTTCTTCGCTCCACTCACTCAAAATCAGAGCCACGATGACCCAAaggataagaaagaaaagagagctcAGGCCCAAGTGGAGTTTGCAGACATAGGCTGTGGCTATGGTGGCCTGTTAG CTGACAAAGATGTTCTTCCTCTTCCCCGACCCACATTTCAAGCGGACAAAGCACAAGTGGCGAATCATCAGTCCCACCCTGCTAGCAGAATATGCCTACGTGCTAAGAGTTGGG GGGCTGGTGTATACCATAACCGATGTGCTGGAGCTACACGACTGGATGTGCACTCATTTCGAAGAGCACCCACTGTTTGA
- the METTL1 gene encoding tRNA (guanine-N(7)-)-methyltransferase isoform X2 has protein sequence MAAETRNVAGAEAPPPQKRYYRQRAHSNPMADHTLRYPVKPEEMDWSELYPEFFAPLTQNQSHDDPKDKKEKRAQAQVEFADIGCGYGGLLVELSPLFPDTLILGLEIRVKVSDYVQDRIRALRAAPAGGFQNIACLRSNAMKHLPNFFYKGQLTKMFFLFPDPHFKRTKHKWRIISPTLLAEYAYVLRVGPPV, from the exons ATGGCAGCCGAGACTCGGAACGTGGCCGGAGCAGAGGCCCCACCGCCCCAGAAGCGCTACTACCGGCAACGTGCTCACTCCAACCCCATGGCGGACCACACGCTGCGCTA CCCTGTGAAGCCAGAGGAGATGGACTGGTCTGAGCTATACCCAGAGTTCTTCGCTCCACTCACTCAAAATCAGAGCCACGATGACCCAAaggataagaaagaaaagagagctcAGGCCCAAGTGGAGTTTGCAGACATAGGCTGTGGCTATGGTGGCCTGTTAG TGGAACTGTCACCGCTGTTCCCAGACACACTTATTCTGGGTCTGGAGATCCGGGTGAAGGTCTCAGACTATGTACAAGACCGGATTCGGGCCCTACGCGCAGCTCCTGCAGGTGGCTTCCAGAACATCGCCTGTCTCCGTAGCAATGCCATGAAGCACCTTCCTAACTTCTTCTACAAGGGCCAG CTGACAAAGATGTTCTTCCTCTTCCCCGACCCACATTTCAAGCGGACAAAGCACAAGTGGCGAATCATCAGTCCCACCCTGCTAGCAGAATATGCCTACGTGCTAAGAGTTGGG CCTCCTGTCTAG
- the EEF1AKMT3 gene encoding EEF1A lysine methyltransferase 3 isoform b (isoform b is encoded by transcript variant 2), producing MADPGPDPESESESVFPREVGLFADSYSEKSQFCFCGHVLTITQNFGSRLGVAARVWDAALSLCNYFESQNVDFRGKKVIELGAGTGIVGILAALQGAYGLVRETEDDVIEQELWRGMRGACGHALSMSTMTPWESIKGSSVRGGCYHH from the exons ATGGCGGACCCCGGCCCAGATCCCGAATCTGAGTCGGAATCGGTGTTCCCGCGGGAGGTCGGGCTCTTTGCAGACTCTTACTCGGAGAAGAGCCAGTTCTGTTTCTGTGGGCATGTGCTGACCATCACGCAGAACTTTGGGTCCCGCCTCGGGGTGGCGGCGCGCGTGTGGGACGCG GCCCTGAGCCTGTGCAATTATTTCGAGAGTCAAAATGTGGATTTCCGAGGCAAGAAGGTGATCGAACTGGGTGCGGGGACAGGCATCGTGGGGATCTTGGCAGCGCTGCAGG GAGCTTATGGTCTAGTGAGGGAGACAGAGGACGATGTCATAGAACAAGAACTCTGGCGAGGTATGCGTGGAGCCTGTGGACATGCTCTATCCATGTCTACCATGACTCCCTGGGAATCCATCAAGGGAAGCTCTGTCAG gGGGGGATGTTACCATCACTGA
- the EEF1AKMT3 gene encoding EEF1A lysine methyltransferase 3 isoform a (isoform a is encoded by transcript variant 1) has translation MADPGPDPESESESVFPREVGLFADSYSEKSQFCFCGHVLTITQNFGSRLGVAARVWDAALSLCNYFESQNVDFRGKKVIELGAGTGIVGILAALQGGDVTITDLPLALEQIQGNVQANVPAGGQAQVRALSWGIDHHVFPANYDLVLGADIVYLEPTFPLLLGTLQHLCRPHGTIYLASKMRKEHGTESFFQHLLPQHFQLELAQRDEDENVNIYRARHREPRPA, from the exons ATGGCGGACCCCGGCCCAGATCCCGAATCTGAGTCGGAATCGGTGTTCCCGCGGGAGGTCGGGCTCTTTGCAGACTCTTACTCGGAGAAGAGCCAGTTCTGTTTCTGTGGGCATGTGCTGACCATCACGCAGAACTTTGGGTCCCGCCTCGGGGTGGCGGCGCGCGTGTGGGACGCG GCCCTGAGCCTGTGCAATTATTTCGAGAGTCAAAATGTGGATTTCCGAGGCAAGAAGGTGATCGAACTGGGTGCGGGGACAGGCATCGTGGGGATCTTGGCAGCGCTGCAGG gGGGGGATGTTACCATCACTGACCTGCCCCTGGCCCTAGAACAGATCCAGGGCAACGTCCAGGCCAATGTGCCAGCTGGAGGCCAGGCCCAGGTGCGTGCCTTGTCCTGGGGGATTGACCATCATGTCTTCCCTGCAAACTATGACCTGGTGCTGGGGGCTGATATCGTGTACCTGGAACCCACCTTCCCTCTGCTGCTGGGGACCCTCCAACACCTGTGCAGGCCCCATGGCACCATCTATCTGGCCTCCAAGATGAGAAAGGAGCATGGGACAGAGAGCTTCTTTCAGCACCTCCTGCCCCAGCATTTCCAACTGGAGCTGGCTCAGCGGGATGAGGATGAAAATGTCAACATCtatagggccaggcacagggaACCAAGACCTGCTTGA
- the TSFM gene encoding elongation factor Ts, mitochondrial isoform 3 precursor (isoform 3 precursor is encoded by transcript variant 3) — protein MSLLRSLRVFLVARTGSYPAGSLLRQSPQPRHTFYAGPRLSASASSKELLMKLRRKTGYSFVNCKKALETCGGDLKQAEIWLHKEAQKEGWSKAAKLQGRKTKEGLIGLLQEGNTTVLVEVNCETDFVSRNLKFQLLVQQVALGTMMHCQTLKDQPSAYSKENWEKT, from the exons ATGTCGCTGCTGCGGTCGCTGCGCGTGTTTCTGGTCGCGCGGACCGGGAGCTACCCG GCTGGGTCTCTTCTGCGTCAGTCGCCCCAGCCAAGGCACACATTTTATGCTGGGCCCcgtctgtctgcctcggcctccagcaAGGAGCTCCTCATGAAGCTGCGGCGGAAAACAGGCTACTCCTTTGTAAATTGCAAGAAAGCTCTGGAGACTTGTGGCGGGGACCTCAaacag GCAGAGATCTGGCTCCACAAGGAGGCCCAGAAGGAGGGCTGGAGCAAAGCTGCCAAGCTCCAAGGGAGGAAGACCAAAGAAGGCCTGATTGGGCTGTTGCAGGAAGGAAACACAACTGTATTAGTAGAG GTAAACTGTGAGACAGattttgtttctagaaatttaaaatttcaactgtTGGTCCAGCAAGTAGCCCTTGGAACCATGATGCATTGTCAGACCCTAAAGGATCAACCCTCTGCATACAGTAAA GAAAACTGGGAGAAAACATGA
- the TSFM gene encoding elongation factor Ts, mitochondrial isoform 4 precursor (isoform 4 precursor is encoded by transcript variant 4), with protein MSLLRSLRVFLVARTGSYPAGSLLRQSPQPRHTFYAGPRLSASASSKELLMKLRRKTGYSFVNCKKALETCGGDLKQAEIWLHKEAQKEGWSKAAKLQGRKTKEGLIGLLQEGNTTVLVEVNCETDFVSRNLKFQLLVQQVALGTMMHCQTLKDQPSAYSKGFLNSSELSGLPAGPDREGSLKDQLALAIGLPFQIGAVSELQLPESNFLQNTSS; from the exons ATGTCGCTGCTGCGGTCGCTGCGCGTGTTTCTGGTCGCGCGGACCGGGAGCTACCCG GCTGGGTCTCTTCTGCGTCAGTCGCCCCAGCCAAGGCACACATTTTATGCTGGGCCCcgtctgtctgcctcggcctccagcaAGGAGCTCCTCATGAAGCTGCGGCGGAAAACAGGCTACTCCTTTGTAAATTGCAAGAAAGCTCTGGAGACTTGTGGCGGGGACCTCAaacag GCAGAGATCTGGCTCCACAAGGAGGCCCAGAAGGAGGGCTGGAGCAAAGCTGCCAAGCTCCAAGGGAGGAAGACCAAAGAAGGCCTGATTGGGCTGTTGCAGGAAGGAAACACAACTGTATTAGTAGAG GTAAACTGTGAGACAGattttgtttctagaaatttaaaatttcaactgtTGGTCCAGCAAGTAGCCCTTGGAACCATGATGCATTGTCAGACCCTAAAGGATCAACCCTCTGCATACAGTAAA GGTTTCTTGAATTCCTCTGAGCTTTCTGGACTTCCAGCTGGGCCTGACAGAGAAGGCTCACTCAAGGATCAGTTGGCTTTAGCAATTG GTCTGCCTTTCCAAATTGGAGCTGTCTCTGAACTTCAGCTTCCTGAATCCAACTTCTTGCAGAACACCTCCTCTTGA
- the TSFM gene encoding elongation factor Ts, mitochondrial isoform 1 precursor (isoform 1 precursor is encoded by transcript variant 1) yields the protein MSLLRSLRVFLVARTGSYPAGSLLRQSPQPRHTFYAGPRLSASASSKELLMKLRRKTGYSFVNCKKALETCGGDLKQAEIWLHKEAQKEGWSKAAKLQGRKTKEGLIGLLQEGNTTVLVEVNCETDFVSRNLKFQLLVQQVALGTMMHCQTLKDQPSAYSKVQWLTPVNLALWEAEAGGSLEGFLNSSELSGLPAGPDREGSLKDQLALAIGKLGENMILKRAAWVKVPSGFYVGSYVHGAMQSPSLHKLVLGKYGALVICETSEQKTNLEDVGRRLGQHVVGMAPLSVGSLDDEPGGEAETKMLSQPYLLDPSITLGQYVQPQGVSVVDFVRFECGEGEEAAETE from the exons ATGTCGCTGCTGCGGTCGCTGCGCGTGTTTCTGGTCGCGCGGACCGGGAGCTACCCG GCTGGGTCTCTTCTGCGTCAGTCGCCCCAGCCAAGGCACACATTTTATGCTGGGCCCcgtctgtctgcctcggcctccagcaAGGAGCTCCTCATGAAGCTGCGGCGGAAAACAGGCTACTCCTTTGTAAATTGCAAGAAAGCTCTGGAGACTTGTGGCGGGGACCTCAaacag GCAGAGATCTGGCTCCACAAGGAGGCCCAGAAGGAGGGCTGGAGCAAAGCTGCCAAGCTCCAAGGGAGGAAGACCAAAGAAGGCCTGATTGGGCTGTTGCAGGAAGGAAACACAACTGTATTAGTAGAG GTAAACTGTGAGACAGattttgtttctagaaatttaaaatttcaactgtTGGTCCAGCAAGTAGCCCTTGGAACCATGATGCATTGTCAGACCCTAAAGGATCAACCCTCTGCATACAGTAAA gtgcagtggctcacgcctgtaaacctagcactttgggaggctgaagcaggtggatcacttgag GGTTTCTTGAATTCCTCTGAGCTTTCTGGACTTCCAGCTGGGCCTGACAGAGAAGGCTCACTCAAGGATCAGTTGGCTTTAGCAATTG GAAAACTGGGAGAAAACATGATTCTTAAACGAGCTGCATGGGTGAAGGTGCCATCTGGGTTCTACGTTGGCTCTTATGTCCACGGAGCAATGCAGAGTCCCTCACTTCACAAGCTGGTGCTGGGGAAGTATGGGGCCCTGGTCATCTGTGAGACGTCTGAACAGAAAACAAACCTTGAAGACGTTGGCCGCCGCCTTGGGCAGCATGTGGTGGGCATGGCCCCCCTCTCTGTTGGCTCCCTGGACGATGAGCCTGGGGGAGAGGCAGAGACTAAGATGCTGTCCCAGCCGTATTTGCTGGATCCCTCCATTACCTTGGGGCAGTATGTGCAGCCTCAGGGGGTGTCGGTAGTAGACTTTGTGCGGTTTGAATGTGGAGAAGGTGAAGAGGCAGCAGAAACTGAATAG
- the TSFM gene encoding elongation factor Ts, mitochondrial isoform 2 precursor (isoform 2 precursor is encoded by transcript variant 2), which produces MSLLRSLRVFLVARTGSYPAGSLLRQSPQPRHTFYAGPRLSASASSKELLMKLRRKTGYSFVNCKKALETCGGDLKQAEIWLHKEAQKEGWSKAAKLQGRKTKEGLIGLLQEGNTTVLVEVNCETDFVSRNLKFQLLVQQVALGTMMHCQTLKDQPSAYSKGFLNSSELSGLPAGPDREGSLKDQLALAIGKLGENMILKRAAWVKVPSGFYVGSYVHGAMQSPSLHKLVLGKYGALVICETSEQKTNLEDVGRRLGQHVVGMAPLSVGSLDDEPGGEAETKMLSQPYLLDPSITLGQYVQPQGVSVVDFVRFECGEGEEAAETE; this is translated from the exons ATGTCGCTGCTGCGGTCGCTGCGCGTGTTTCTGGTCGCGCGGACCGGGAGCTACCCG GCTGGGTCTCTTCTGCGTCAGTCGCCCCAGCCAAGGCACACATTTTATGCTGGGCCCcgtctgtctgcctcggcctccagcaAGGAGCTCCTCATGAAGCTGCGGCGGAAAACAGGCTACTCCTTTGTAAATTGCAAGAAAGCTCTGGAGACTTGTGGCGGGGACCTCAaacag GCAGAGATCTGGCTCCACAAGGAGGCCCAGAAGGAGGGCTGGAGCAAAGCTGCCAAGCTCCAAGGGAGGAAGACCAAAGAAGGCCTGATTGGGCTGTTGCAGGAAGGAAACACAACTGTATTAGTAGAG GTAAACTGTGAGACAGattttgtttctagaaatttaaaatttcaactgtTGGTCCAGCAAGTAGCCCTTGGAACCATGATGCATTGTCAGACCCTAAAGGATCAACCCTCTGCATACAGTAAA GGTTTCTTGAATTCCTCTGAGCTTTCTGGACTTCCAGCTGGGCCTGACAGAGAAGGCTCACTCAAGGATCAGTTGGCTTTAGCAATTG GAAAACTGGGAGAAAACATGATTCTTAAACGAGCTGCATGGGTGAAGGTGCCATCTGGGTTCTACGTTGGCTCTTATGTCCACGGAGCAATGCAGAGTCCCTCACTTCACAAGCTGGTGCTGGGGAAGTATGGGGCCCTGGTCATCTGTGAGACGTCTGAACAGAAAACAAACCTTGAAGACGTTGGCCGCCGCCTTGGGCAGCATGTGGTGGGCATGGCCCCCCTCTCTGTTGGCTCCCTGGACGATGAGCCTGGGGGAGAGGCAGAGACTAAGATGCTGTCCCAGCCGTATTTGCTGGATCCCTCCATTACCTTGGGGCAGTATGTGCAGCCTCAGGGGGTGTCGGTAGTAGACTTTGTGCGGTTTGAATGTGGAGAAGGTGAAGAGGCAGCAGAAACTGAATAG